The Devosia sp. genome segment GCAGCGGCTGGCGCGGCGCTGGCCGGGCGCGGTGGCTCAACTGGAACTGACGCGCACCCTGCGCTGGTGCGTCGCCCTATGCCTGTTCGCCTTTGCCATGCTCATGGTGTTGGCGCCGCTGATTGAACTCTATTGGCTCATGCCGGTCTGGGCTGTCCTGGTCGTGACCCCGTCCCTGGTACGGATGCAGGCCCTGTTGGAGCCCGCGCCGAAACACGAGGGGCCGCCATCGGATATCGCCGATGCCGAGCTGCCGCACTACACCATTCTCGTTCCCATGCACGACGAAGCCAATATGGTGGACCAGATCTGCCAGTCCCTGCGGCGATTGAATTATCCGGTATTATGTAGCAGTCACACCTAAAAAGGCCAAGGCCAACGAATAGCGTTGGGGTATGATATTCCCATGTCAGACCCTCAAGTTATCAATACCCTCAGAGCCAAGGCTAACCAGCTAGAGGCATTCATTGCCAAGGCCGAGCGCGACATAGACCGGGCTCGTGCGGACCTGGCCCATGTCCGCGCAACCATGACGCTGTTTGAAGCGCCACGCGAAAACGGCCAGCCGTCCTACATGAACGTCAATGCGCTGTTCCGGCGGCGTGAACTGGCCACGCTATGCAAAGAGGCGTTGGCCAGTGGCCCGATGAATACGCGGGAGCTTGCGGCATGGGTGATCCAGCATAAGGGGCTGGATGGTGATGACCGCTATTTGCGTACGGCTGTAGCGCTTCGGATTGTTCAGGCGCTTACCATGCAGGCGAAGCGAGGCGCGGGCGTAGAGCGGGCGGGTAAGGTGAGCAATGTGGTGTTGTGGGCCCTACCGCCGTCTGGATAACCTACGCAACGCCCTTTTTCATAAGAAGTTCGAATGCCTCATCATAGTAGTCATCCATGATAAACCCAATAACCCACTCCGGGATTTGGAAAATCTCGGAGAGCTCGAAATCCTCAATCTTATTTGCCCAATAATCGGGATAGTATTTATCCCGCAAATATTTGGGGCAAAGGATGATCGCGGCCATCCATCGCGTGTCCAATTCTGAATTGAACATAGCGCTCGCGTGAGCAGCGAGAGGCTGGTTCTGTATTTCTTTGAGGAGCTTGATGAATTTTTCTCGGGTATCCGTCTTTTCAGCGTCGGTGTCAAAGACGTGCATCAATTCTTTCGTAAGCGCGTAGCGGCGCTCGAAAGGGTCGCCATCCAAAGCATCGCAATATCGGATTTCGGCAACGTCGAATTCGTCATCGTACCCACTAGTACGATCGGTATAGAGTAGGACGTAATGCGCCTGATGATTGGGGACCGGATATGTTATCGCCCAGATTTTGATTTCGCCGACGCCCGCGTGTCCTTTGTTGACCGTAGAGCGTAGGAAATCGAAGCTCACAGGTGCTTCCGTGAACTCCTGTTCAACAATTTTGTAGAGATCGCGGAAAAGCATAGATCGGCAATCCTCCTTGGATCGCCGATCTCATAAATGCGAAACCGTGTCAATGACTAGCGGTCGATGCTCTCAACGAGACGTGCAGAACCTGCGCGAATCTGAGATTCCGCCCGCACGATTTGCTCTGCAAGTTCGACTGCAGAGATGTTGTCTTCGCCGCCGCAAAAGAACTTTACGTTGCGCGTCCGCTGTTCCCCCGCAGGGAACAGCAGGTCGGCGGCGCGCTCTATAAGAGTCGTCATTATGCTCCCTCCTTCAAAGGTTGTTGCAGACAGTGGGCTTGTCACCATGCGATATATGCCCATGCATCATGTCTATATCAAGACGCGGGGCCCATATCGGCGAAATAAGCCAGTGTCAACCCTTAGTCTGCGCTAGTTCAGGTTAGCGGCACCTTAACGGGCCATTCATATGGTCGTAAAGGGGTAGCGCATTGAAAGTTCCCCCTTGGGGTAAATTTCCCACTATCAGCGCTGCCAATAGCCAGCCCAATTGCGGCTAACCGGATGGGTGAGGGATGCGCGGGCCGTCGCAAGGTACTGATGCCCGTTGCTGATGCGACGGTTATCCTCGCGCCAAGCCATTTCGGCTGCGTAGGCGTGTAGGTACTTGCCGCTGATATGGTGGTGGGTGCCAATCTCAGCGCGACGGAGACGCGAGAAGAAGCTCTCGGCTTGATTGGTATGAACGCCTTCTTCCGAATAGCTTTCCTGATGGTTGATCCGCTTGGTCAGGAACTTGGCGTGTAGCACGTCCCAATGAGCGGCTTCGTCGGCATAGACAGTGGCATCGGGGCTGATGCGGCTGGCGACGAACGCAACGCCGTCGCCTTCGCGCTTGAATACCTGGGTGAGCGTATTGCCGTCGCGTTCGCGGGCAGCAACCACGACCATGCGCTTGCCGGTCTGGTTGCGGGCAAGGCGACGGTCAACACGATCCTCTTTGCGGTTGGCCGGGCGGACGTGGCCGCCGAAGTAAGCGCCATCAACGGCGACATGACCGGACAGGCTTTCTGTCGTGTTCTGCTCAGCCTCAAGAGCCTCGCGGAGCTTGTGCGCAAGAACGAAGGCCGTCTTGTACTGAACGTTGAGGTCACGGCTCAGGTGGAGCGCCGCATAGCCCTTAGCGCCGTTGACGAAGATCGCAATGGCCAGCAGGTAGTCCCGGATAGCGAGCTTGCGGTTGGCGAAGATCGTGCCGGACGTTACCGAGAACTGATGGTTGCAGCCCTTGCACTTCCATATCTTGCGAGCCTTGAACGTGTAGCACTCGACGCTACCGCAACGGGGGCAAACTGCCTCGCCGTTGTTCTCAGCCCAACGGATATGACGGAAGGTTTCATGGGCCTTTTCATCCGACATACGGGCAACGGTCGCTAGCGAGAGCGTCCTTGCAGCCGATGTTAGAAGAAAGTGTTGCGTCATTTCCGGGCCAACGATTTTCGTTGACCTCATTCATATTAGTTGAAATGAGCGAGGTCAACACTTTTCGTTGGGGTTGACGCAAAAACGTTAGGTCGCTAAGTGTCATTGCATGACGCCAGAACAATGCCGTGCCGCTCGCGGATGGTTGGACCTGTCGCAGTCGGAGCTTGCCGACGCGGCAAAGGTTTCACTTTCCACGGTGCGGGACTTTGAGAAGGGGCGCAGAACGCCCATTGGGAACAACCTGACCGCCATGGTTGGCGCGCTCACAGCGCGCGGAATCGGCTTTCAGGAAAGCGGATTGACCGGCCCGTCTAGAGACGAGCCGGTTTGACGGAATCCCTAGTTTTTGCTAGGGAGCTATTGGTGGAGGCGACGGGAGTCGAACCCGCTGGCCGCTGGGTGGAAAGCCGCAGCCAGTACCACACCGCCCCCGCAAGGGGATGGCCCCGCCCGCAAGGGCGGAGCCGGGTTAATCAGGCTATGGCGGGCGCATAAGCGTTCTCCGTGGTTGTGTTCAGGGCGACGGTCAAAGCTCGCGAGGCTCCGTCGCCCTATCCTTTTCAGGATTCCGTAATTCGTTGAGGTCGTAATAGTCGCCGCCGAGTTTTAGCTCGGGCGGCACACGCCAACGCCCATCCTCATTGATATAAATCATCCCCTTCTGGCGGTTGAGTTCGTTATGAATGCCGCCAGCGCTGATTGACGGGTCGATCTCTTGAGCCTGCGTCACAACTTCCGACGCAGTAAGGCCGTCAGGCTTGGGTAGCAGCACTGTCAGCACTGCCCTTCGGATTGAGCCACGCGGAGCGCGTCCATCTTTGCCCGGCGCTCCAGGCGTTTGCGTCTCTGGAGGGCTAACCGGGAGAACGGGATGCAAGGGCGTGGACATCGAGTGCATGGCTTGCTGCAAGGCGGCTGCGTACGCAGCGCCACCAGCATCGAACAGGTCGGCCATGACTTGCGGCAGCGCTGCATCCAAAGCTTTGCGCACAGCCTTTTCAATGGTCGCAATGGCTGTTTGAACGGCTCGCTCTTTCGGGCTCATGGGACTCACCTTAGCAATTTGAGTGATCCCATTTGATCCGCAACTTACCCAAAGTCAACCCCAACCGCTCCCATTTGAACAGAATGGGAACAAAGAGGGGGTATAAAGTTCGTTTGGGTTAGGTGTGACTGCTACATAATACCGGAATTATCCGCCGGAGCGGCTCGACATCATGTTCGTGGTCGAGCGAAAGTCCGCAGCGACGCTGCGCGCCTTCGAGCGTCATCTGGGCGACATGCGCTTTTCCCTTGTATCGGTGCCCGACTGTCTGCCGCGAACCAAGCCCAAGGCGCTCAATTACGCGCTACCCCTCTGCCGGGGAGAACTTCTGGTGGTCTTCGATGCCGAGGACCGCCCGGAACCCGAACATCTGCGCCAGGCCGTGGCGTGTTTCCGGTCCAACCCTCAGGTGGAGTGCGTGCAGGCGCGGCTGTTGATCACCAATGGTCACAAGGGCTGCCTACCGGCTCTATTTGCCGGAGAATATGCGGCCCTGTTCACGGTATGGCTGCCGGCGCTGGCGGACTGGAACCTGGTGGCCCCCCTGGGCGGCACATCGAACCATTTCAGGCTCGATACACTGCGCGAGATCGGCGGCTGGGATTCCTACAATGTCACCGAGGACGCCGATCTGGGGGTGCGGCTGGCGCGCATGAAGTGTCGTACCATGGTGTGTCCGGCGGTGACCTGGGAGGATGCGCCGCGCGATCTCAATGTCTGGATGCGGCAGCGCACGCGCTGGATGAAGGGTTGGATCCAGACCATGGTGGTCCACAATCGCCGCTTTCCCGAACTGGTGGCGGATCTCGGCTGGATGCGCACACTGCTGTTCCAGATCGTGGTCATCGGCATGATCTTCTCGCCTGTGCTCCATGCCGGGTTCCTCGTCTGCATGGGCATCAAACTGGCGCTCGAAATTCCCCTGCTGCCCGCCTTCGGCGTCTGGTCGGCCGCCTGCGGTGTCGTGCTCGCCTTCGGCTATGGAGTCGCGTTCATTCACACGATCCTTGGCCTTCGCCGCACGGGCCAATTGGCGCTGCTGCGCTACCAATTGTTGCTGCCGGTCTATTGGCTGCTCATCGGCTGGGCGACGCTGCGCGCCCTGTTTGAGTTCGCGCACAATCCCTTCCACTGGCACAAGACGCCGCATCAGGTGAGTGTCGACAGGAAGGGGATGGAGCGGGTGAAGGGAATCGAACCCTCGTCGTAAGCTTGGGAAGCTTCTGCTCTACCATTGAGCTACACCCGCCGAGGCGCCGAGATAGATGCTGGATTTCCGCGCAGGCGTCAAGGTGGCCCGGAATGGTGGCCGTGCCTGCCGTACCTACCTCAGCTCGCTGCCTGAGAAGGAAAATTATTTCGCGGCCCCTGCGGGGGTCGCGTGCATATTGAGCGCGGTTCTCTACAAGCCACGGAAATAAATAGAGAAATCTCGCTCCCGGCCAAGGTCTCTTCACGTTTTTGCTGGCGGGGCGTCTACCGCTTGACAGCTGCCTGAAATCGATTTCATCATATGTGGGATCGGTCCCATAAGAGGCCGACGGGAGGAACCGGATCCGGCATGGCGACCATTACGGACGTATCCAAACGCGCGGGCGTCTCTCGCTCCACCGTCTCCAGGGTGGTGGCGGGAAACGGATATGTTTCGGAAGCCAATCGCAAGGCCATCGAGGCCGCGATTGCCGAACTGGGCTATCGGCCCAATACCCTGGCCCAGGCTCTGCGCTCCAACCGGTCCAATGTCATCGGCGCCGTATTCGTTGACGTCGGTACGCCCTATTTTGCCAACATGACCTATGGCGTGCAGCGCGCCATCCGGCCGGCCGGCAAGTCCCTGATGGTGTCTTCCGGCTTTGCCGACCAGGACGAGGAAGCGCGTGCCATCATCGAGTTGATCGATCGGTCCTGCGACGGGCTCATCCTTTATCTCGAACATCCCATGCGGAACGACGTGGCCGAAATGTTGCGCCGCGCCGATGTCCCGGTCGTCTCGATCGGCCACAAGCCCAGCCCCGTCTCGCGCGGTCAGGTCATGCTCGACAATTATGGCGGCGCGCGCGCGGCCATGCGCCACCTGCTCGAACGGGATCATCGGCAAATCGTCTATCTCTCCGGTCAGGCCGAGTTCGGTGACACCATTGCCCGCCGCGACGGCATGATCGCGGCGCTGGCCGAATACGGCATGGACATGTCGGACATCCATGTCGTCGCCGGTGAATTTCACCAGAGGTTCGGATACGCAGCAACGCTCGAACTCCTGGACGAGGACCGCGCGTTCACCGCGATTTGTGCCGGAGACGACGATATCGCCGGCGGCGTGCTGCTGGCGCTGCGCGAGCGGGGCGTGCGGGTGCCCGACGACATTTCCGTCATCGGCTTTGACGATGCCTTTCATGCCCAGCACATGTGGCCTCCGCTGACAACGGTGCGCCAGTGCATGGATGCGCTCGGCGAAGCTGCCGGCAATCTGCTGCTCACGCTGCTGGCGGAGCCGGAAACCGACCGCCTCAAAACGGTGGTCAATACCGAACTGGTCGTGCGGTCCAGCGTCGCCGCACCGGCCATGCATAGGGAGGGCGCTTAGAACACTGGTGCTTAGGAGGGTGAGGAGTTCCCTCCAGTCATCGTGCCGTCAGGAGGACGAGTCCACAACGATATGGGATCGTTCTCACATTCATCCACAAGGAGGAGTTTAACGTGGACAACAAGAAGATGAAGACCCTGAAAAGCCTCGCCATGGCGACAGTGGGCGTGGCCGCACTGGCGCTGTCCGCGCCTGCCATGGCGCAGGACGACAGGGTGGTGCTGACCCTGCATCCGATCGACAGCGACGCGCTGATCGAAAACTTCAATCCCAACAATCCGACCGGACCCCAGCAGATGGTCCGCGACTTCGCCTATGAACCGCTGTGGATCGACAATATCTGGAACCCGGAAGAGGACTTCCCGGCGCTCGCGACGTCTTTCGAGATTGCCGAAGACCTGATGTCGATCACCTACACACTGCGCGAAGGCGTCAAGTGGAACGACGGCGAGGATTTCAACGCCGACGACGTGGTGTTCACCTTCGAATACGCCAAGGCCAATGTCGATTACCCGATGGGCATCGACGTCTATGTCGAAGAAACCGACACGGGCACGGTGGTGAGCGCTGAAAAGATCGACGACTACACGGTCAAGTTCAATCTCAAGCACCCCGACGCCCTGGCGCGCTATGCACTGGGCGGCATTTATCCGCTTCCAGAGCACATCTGGGCCGAAATTGAGGACCCGAAGAACTTCGCCAACATCGACCCGGTCGCTACCGGCCCCTGGACGGAAATCGAAAACTTCTCGCGCTCCTCGGTCGAACTCTGCCGCAACGAAACCAGCCGCTACAACGAGGAAAATGCCATCGATTGCCTGCGCTTCCTGCAGCTCAACGGCAACGAACAGATCATTGCCGCAATGTCCGCAGGCGAAGTGGACTGGCTCGGCACCGGTCTGACCGATCCCGAAATCACCTTCACCCCGCAGAGTGAGTTCAATAACTACTGGCTGCCCGCCGGCGGCGATGTGAACCTGCAGATCAACACCACAAAGGCCCCGTTCAACGACCTCGAGTTCCGCAAGGCGCTCTCGGTCGCGATCGACCGCGATACGCTGGTGGATATCTCGACATTCGGCCTCACCACCCATACCCGCTTCCCGGTGGGCACGGGCGAGGCCTATGCGACATGGCTCGATGAAGCTGCGCTGGAGCCGTACACCTGGCTGATGCAGTACGATCCGGACCGCGCTATGGAACTGCTCGATGCTGCCGGTTTTGTGGATGCTGATGGCGACGGGTTCCGCGACAATCCGGATGGGACGCCGATCGCGTTCGAGATCAACATTCCCAATGGCTGGACCGACTGGATCAATTCGGGCCAGACGATCTCGGAAAACCTGCAGGATGTCGGCGTCAATGCCGTCGTCCGGACCATGGACCAGGGTGCCTGGAACGATAAGGCCCGCACCGGCGATTTCGACAGCTACATCATGTGGACCAATGGCGGGCCGACGCCGTACAACACCTACAATCCCATGTTCAATCCGCGCAACATGGAAGCCGGCCGCGTCGACTATCAGGCCATGCACCAGATGCGCCTGCCCGAAGTCGAGGAAGCCCTCCAGGCCTTCCGCAGCACTGCAGACCGCGACGCCCAGCAGGAACAGATGACGGCGATCCACATCGCCGTGGCCGAAAACCTGCCGATCATCGGGCTCTTCGCCAACCCCACCTGGTACGAATATTCCACCCGGAATTTCGAAGGCTGGGTCACCGAAGAAAACCCCTATGTGCGTCCGGTCGTGTTCGAGGGCACGCGTGAGCGCGTGATCCACGCTCTCTCGCTGAAGCCGATCAGCCGCTGACCCACGCGTTGCTCCCCGCCCGGGGCGGGGAGATGCCCACATTGTCCGGGACCCATGGTTCCGGACAATCAGGGGTCGTGGCGGGGCTCTTCTCCCGGCCCCGCCCGGCCATTCGAGGATTGGACCGATGTTATATATCCTGCGGCGCGTCGCCTTCTATCTGGCTGCGTTCTTCGTTGCGGTGACGCTCAATTTCTTCATTCCGCGCATCATGCCCGGTGATCCGTCGGCGCGGATCATCGCCTCGTTCCAGGGTCGCCTCAACGAGGCCCAGGTCGAGGCCATCCGCGCCTCCTATGGGACGACAGGATCCCTGTGGGAGCAGTATGTCGGCTATGTCGGGCAGGTGCTGCGCATGGATTTCGGCATCTCGACGGTCCAGTTCCCCGAGCCCACTTCGTCGCTGCTCTTTTATGGCGCCACCTGGACTCTCGTCCTCGTGGGCATAGCCATCACCCTTGCCTTCCTCATCGGCACAATGATGGGCATCCACGCCGCCTGGAACCGCGGCGGCTTCTTTGACAGCGTCTTTACGCCGATCAATGTTATGCTCAACGCCTTCACCCCGGCAGTGGTGGCCTTGCTGCTGTTCTATGCCTTTTCGCTGCAATTGCAGTGGTTTCCACTGGGCCGGGCCCATTCCACCGGCCTGATGCCGGGCTGGAACCTGCAATTTGTCGGCAACGTGCTCTACCACGCCACCCTGCCGGTGCTCTCCATCCTGATTGTCAGCTTTGGCGGCTGGCACCTGGGCATGCGCAATGTGATGATCAATCTGCTCAACGAGGATTTCGTGATCCTGGCGCGCGCCAAGGGCCTGAGCGACCGCCGCGTGCGCTACCGCTATGTGGCCCGCAATGCCATCCTGCCGCAGATTACTTCGCTGGCACTGTCGGTCGGTTTCCTGCTCGGCGGGGCCCTGGTGACCGAGCAGGTGTTCAACTATCCCGGCCTTGGCAAGTTCACTGTCACGGCCATCGAAAGCCGCGACTATTCCTTCATCCAGGCGCAGTTGCTGCTGCTCACCATGTCGGTTCTGGTCGCCAATTTCCTCTCCGACATTGCCAATGTCATTCTCGATCCGCGCTTGAGAAAGGGCTGACCCATGGCTGACATCACCCAGACCACATCCGGCTCGATGCTGGACCGTCTCGATGAAGCGGCGCTGGCCAGTGCCGCGCCGAGCCAGGCCGAACTGATGCAGGAATTGCGCATCCGGCCCAAACCGGGCTGGACCAGCAAACTGTCGCCGTCTCTGGCGGCCTTTGTGACCAATCCCAAGGGCATGGCAGGGGTCATCATCCTGCTCGGCATGATCCTGTTTTCGATCCTGGCGCCCATGTTCAGTGACTACAATCCCCATCGGCGGGCAGGCAAACCGCATGTGGCGCCCGGTTACGAGCATGTGTTGGGTACTACCCGCATGGGCAAGGACGTCTTCACCCAGGTCGCCTATGGCGGTCGCATCAGCCTCGCTGTCGGCTTTGGCGCTGGCATTGCCGCCGCCGCCATCGGCCTGGCCATCGGCATTTCGGCCGGTTATTTCGGCGGCCGGGTCGATGACATCCTGACCTTTTTCGTCAATGTGGTGCTGGTCCTGCCGGGCCTGCCGCTCATCATCGTCATCGCAAGCCTGGTGGAAAGTGCGGGGCCCCTTGTCATCGGCATTGTCCTGGCCCTGACCGGCTGGGGTTGGCCGGCGCGCACCATCAGGACGCAGACGCTGTCCCTGCGCACCCGAGAATTCGTGCTCTCGGCGGAGCTCATGGGTGAAAAGAAGTGGCGCATCATCCTCAAGGAGATTTTTCCCAATATGCTGAGCTTCTTTATGGGCGGGCTGGTGCTGGGCACGATCGCCGCCATCCTGGCAGAGGCCGCGCTCAGCTTTATCGGTCTGGGTGATCCCAATGCGGTGACCTGGGGCACAATGCTCTATTGGGCGCAGAACAACATGGCCCTGCAGACCGGCGCCTGGTGGGAAATCTGGCCGCCGGCAATCGCCATCATGCTGACCGGCGCCGCGCTGGTCATGGTCAACTTCGCCGTCGATGAAATTACCAATCCACAGCTCAAGGCCTCTCGCGGCATCGGCCGCATCAGACGGTTCCTCAAGCGCCGGGGGAGAAGCGCCGATGTCTTCTGATCGCGCCATGATCGAGGTGCGCAACCTCACGGTCGACTATGTCGGCGAAAACTCAGTCGCCCGCGCCGTCAACGGCATCGACTTCGAAATCCGCGAGGGCGAAGCGTTTGGCCTGGCAGGGGAGAGCGGGTGTGGCAAATCCACGGTCGCCTTTGCCTTGGCGCGGCTCACGCGCCTGCCCGGGCTCGTTTCCGGCGGCCAGGTGCGGCTCAATGGCGAGGACGTGCTCAAGTTCGACAAGGCGCGGCTCAAAGCCTATCGCTGGAACGAGGTCAGCTTTGTCTTCCAGTCGGCCATGAACGCGCTCAATCCGGTCATTCCGGTGAGCGAGCAGATCATGGACGTCATCGAGACCCATGAACCCACGCTGGGCAAGGACGGCGCCCGTGCCCGCGCTGTGAGCCTGTTCGAACTGGTTGGCATCCCACCCTCGCGGCTCGACGATTTTCCCCATCAGTTCTCGGGTGGCATGCGCCAGCGCATCTGCATCGCCATCGCCCTGGCCCTCAACCCCAAGCTGATCATCATGGACGAGCCGACTACCGCGCTGGACGTGGTGGTGCAGCGCGACATCATCGAGCAGATTGTCGAGCTCAAGAACCGCATGGGTTTTTCGGTCCTGTTCATTACCCATGACCTGGGGCTGATGATCGAGTTCTGCGACCGGATCGGGGTTATGTATTCCGGGGAACTGGTCGAGGTAGCGCCAGCCGAGTCTATTCTGACCCACCCGCTGCATCCCTATACGCGCGCCCTGGGCAATAGTTTTCCGCCACTCACCGGGCCACGGCAGCGGCTCGAAGGCATTGCCGGCACGCCGCCCGACCTGCGTGACCTGCCTCAGGGTTGCCGGTTTGCGCCCCGCTGTCCGCACGCCATGGATCTGTGCCGCAAGACTGATCCCGAACTGCGCTACTACCCCGAACATCGAAGCGAGGCCGCATGTCACTTGCTGAACTAGAGGCGTCGCCGCCCGCACCGGCCACCGACGCGCCCATCATCGAAATGGACAATGTCGACAAGGAATTCGTCCTTGGCGGGGCTTTTCTCAATCAGACATTTCTCAGGGCGCTTTCCGGCGTCTCGCTCAAACTGGTGCGGGGCAGGGCGCTGGCGCTGGTCGGTGAATCCGGTTCGGGCAAATCCACCTGCGCACGGATGCTGGCCCGCGCCTATGAGCCGAGCGCCGGCGCCATCCGCTTTCGCGGCGAGGATACGGGCGGCTTTCACGGTGCAAGGCTGCAGCGCTACCGCTCGGAAGTGCAGATGGTGTTCCAGGATCCCTTTGGGTCGCTCAATCCGACCCAGAGCATCGGTTATCACCTGGAGCGGCCGATCCGCCTGCACCGGCCCGACCTAAAGGGAAAGCAGATCGAGGCCGAAATGCTGGGCCTGCTCGAAAGCGTTGGCCTCAAGCCGGCGGCGGATTACCTCAAGCGCCGCCCGCACGAGCTCTCCGGCGGCCAGCGCCAGCGCGTGGCCATTGCCCGGGCGCTGTCGGTACAGCCCGAAGTGCTGCTGGCTGATGAGCCCACCTCGATGCTCGATGTTTCGGTACGGCTGGGTATTCTCAATCTGCTCGAGGACCTCAAGCAGCAGCGGCAACTGGCGGCCCTTTACATTACCCACGACATCGCCACGGCGCGCTATTTCGCCGAGGAGACGGCGGTGATGTATGCCGGCCACCTGGTCGAGCAGGGCCCCAGCCAGGACATCACCGACAATCCGCGCCACCCCTATACGCAATTGCTGATCGAGTCGGTGCCCAATCCGGCGCGCAAGATTGCCACCGGACGGGCCCGCCGGGCGGTCGATATTCCGCTCTGGACCCGCAATAGCCGGGGCTGCCCCTTCGTTTCCCGCTGCCCCAAGGCCAGCGCCGTCTGCAGCGAAACCATGCCCGAGCCCACCCAACTCGGCGCCGGCCACATGGTGCGATGCCACAGTCTGTGATCCCGGATTGACCGCCTCCGCAGTCCGGCGCTAGCGTATCTGCATGGTTACGATCAAAGAAATCGCAGCGGCCGTGGGCGTTTCCAACGCCACGGTGTCGCGCGTGCTCAACTACGACGCGACGCTGTCGATCTCCAAGCGCAAGCGCCAGGCGATCATCGAGACGGCCGAGGCGATGAATTATGCAACGCCGCGCAACCGCAACAGGGCCCATCAACAGGGCCTGTCGAAACTGGCC includes the following:
- a CDS encoding ABC transporter ATP-binding protein, whose protein sequence is MSLAELEASPPAPATDAPIIEMDNVDKEFVLGGAFLNQTFLRALSGVSLKLVRGRALALVGESGSGKSTCARMLARAYEPSAGAIRFRGEDTGGFHGARLQRYRSEVQMVFQDPFGSLNPTQSIGYHLERPIRLHRPDLKGKQIEAEMLGLLESVGLKPAADYLKRRPHELSGGQRQRVAIARALSVQPEVLLADEPTSMLDVSVRLGILNLLEDLKQQRQLAALYITHDIATARYFAEETAVMYAGHLVEQGPSQDITDNPRHPYTQLLIESVPNPARKIATGRARRAVDIPLWTRNSRGCPFVSRCPKASAVCSETMPEPTQLGAGHMVRCHSL